A region of Saccharococcus thermophilus DNA encodes the following proteins:
- a CDS encoding NAD kinase: protein MRGTQAPLKFAITSKGDETSNALTQKIKTYLLDFELQYDEDTPDLVISVGGDGTLLYAFHRYCRRLDKTAFVGVHTGHLGFYADWVPEEIEKLVIAIAKMPYQVVEYPLLEVIIRYINGAREAKYLALNECTVKSVSGTLVIDVEIRGDLFETFRGDGLCISTPTGSTAYNKALGGAILHPSLEAIQVTEMASINNRVFRTIESPLVLPAHHTCMLKPVNDVDFQITIDHLSLLHKDVKSIQCRVADEKIRFARFRPFPFWKRVRDSFIAD from the coding sequence ATGAGAGGAACACAAGCGCCGCTGAAATTTGCAATCACCTCCAAAGGAGATGAAACATCAAACGCACTGACGCAAAAAATTAAAACATATCTATTGGATTTTGAATTACAGTACGATGAGGATACTCCCGATCTTGTCATTTCCGTGGGCGGTGACGGGACATTGTTGTATGCGTTTCATCGCTATTGCCGTCGTTTGGATAAAACGGCGTTTGTTGGCGTGCATACCGGCCATTTAGGTTTTTACGCCGACTGGGTGCCGGAGGAAATTGAAAAGCTCGTCATCGCTATTGCAAAAATGCCGTATCAAGTCGTTGAATACCCGTTGCTAGAAGTGATTATCCGCTACATAAACGGGGCACGGGAGGCCAAATACCTTGCTTTAAATGAATGCACGGTAAAAAGCGTCAGCGGTACGCTTGTCATTGATGTGGAAATTCGCGGCGATCTATTTGAAACGTTCCGCGGCGACGGGTTATGCATCTCTACGCCAACGGGAAGTACGGCTTATAACAAGGCGCTGGGCGGCGCGATTTTGCATCCGTCGCTTGAAGCGATCCAAGTTACCGAGATGGCGTCGATTAACAACCGCGTATTTCGGACGATCGAATCGCCGCTTGTCCTCCCCGCCCATCATACATGTATGTTAAAGCCGGTAAACGATGTCGATTTTCAAATTACGATTGATCATCTATCCCTTTTGCATAAAGATGTGAAGTCCATCCAGTGCCGCGTAGCAGACGAAAAGATCCGGTTTGCCCGTTTCCGGCCGTTTCCGTTTTGGAAGCGGGTGCGTGATTCATTTATTGCCGATTGA
- a CDS encoding GTP pyrophosphokinase: MVKHWDLFLAPYKQAVEELKVKLKGMRAQFEMLGVHSPIEFVTGRVKPVASILDKAQKKNIPLDKLEEQMQDIAGLRMMCQFVDDIKTVVELLRKRNDFEIVEERDYVTQKKESGYRSYHVVIRYPVQTIHGEKKILAEIQIRTLAMNFWATIEHSLNYKYSGRFPEDIKARLQRAAEAAYRLDEEMSKIRFEIQEAQAAFSRKQEAKGEQL, translated from the coding sequence ATGGTCAAGCATTGGGATTTATTTTTGGCACCGTATAAGCAGGCAGTCGAAGAACTAAAGGTAAAGCTCAAGGGAATGCGCGCCCAGTTTGAAATGTTGGGGGTGCATTCGCCGATTGAATTTGTCACCGGAAGAGTGAAGCCAGTCGCCAGCATTTTGGATAAAGCGCAAAAGAAAAACATTCCGCTTGATAAATTGGAAGAACAAATGCAAGATATTGCCGGGCTGCGGATGATGTGTCAATTTGTTGATGACATTAAGACCGTAGTAGAGCTGCTGCGGAAACGAAACGACTTTGAAATCGTTGAGGAGCGGGATTACGTTACACAGAAAAAGGAAAGCGGCTATCGTTCCTATCATGTCGTCATCCGTTATCCCGTACAGACGATACACGGAGAAAAGAAAATTTTAGCGGAAATCCAAATTCGTACGCTTGCGATGAACTTTTGGGCGACAATTGAGCATTCGTTAAATTACAAATACAGCGGCCGTTTCCCTGAAGATATTAAAGCAAGACTGCAGCGCGCCGCTGAAGCAGCTTATCGGTTAGATGAAGAAATGTCGAAAATCCGTTTTGAAATTCAAGAAGCGCAGGCCGCTTTTTCACGAAAACAGGAAGCAAAAGGGGAACAATTATGA
- a CDS encoding CYTH domain-containing protein — MRQEVEIEFKNLLTKTEFTQVREVFHIDDHAFERQENHYLDTPQFALKDKQAALRIRVKNGGYTLTLKQTKAEGVLLETHQQLTKEEADALLNGTAVVEGKVAAILQEIGVPPSALRHFGTLTTDRAQWAYKGGTLFLDRNYYLHTEDYELEYETEDVESGRQQFLQLLHSLHIPIRPAPNKIQRFYAKKYKTEG; from the coding sequence ATGCGCCAAGAAGTCGAAATCGAATTTAAAAATTTACTGACCAAAACGGAATTCACACAAGTTCGCGAAGTGTTTCACATTGATGACCACGCTTTCGAGCGCCAAGAAAATCATTATTTGGATACACCACAATTTGCGTTAAAGGACAAACAGGCAGCTTTGCGCATCCGGGTCAAAAACGGTGGCTATACATTAACATTAAAGCAGACGAAGGCAGAAGGAGTGCTGCTGGAGACGCATCAACAGCTGACGAAAGAAGAAGCAGACGCTCTTTTAAATGGCACAGCGGTTGTTGAAGGCAAGGTAGCGGCTATTCTTCAAGAAATTGGCGTGCCGCCCTCAGCGCTTCGCCATTTTGGCACGTTAACGACCGATCGCGCTCAATGGGCATACAAAGGCGGAACGCTTTTTCTTGACCGCAATTATTACCTACATACAGAAGATTACGAGCTGGAATATGAAACGGAAGATGTAGAAAGCGGAAGACAGCAATTTTTACAGTTGCTTCATTCTCTGCATATTCCGATCCGGCCAGCACCAAATAAAATTCAGCGCTTCTATGCAAAAAAATATAAAACGGAGGGGTAG
- a CDS encoding lytic transglycosylase domain-containing protein produces MTVPTIKLLLELQALQNFSAQRPTTPEQNQSWTFTQLLQQYIAQQSEPQAPQAPENQRTFAPASNEAVSNVKHADIDTLIAQAAEKYDVDARLIRAVIRHESNFDPNARSHAGALGLMQLMPSTAKMLGVDNPFDPAQNIEGGTKYLRQLLDRYNGNVSLALAAYNAGPGNVDRYGGIPPFAETKAYVEKILRTYYS; encoded by the coding sequence ATGACCGTTCCTACGATAAAATTACTATTAGAGCTTCAGGCATTGCAAAATTTCTCCGCCCAGCGCCCAACCACGCCTGAGCAAAATCAATCATGGACATTTACGCAGCTATTGCAGCAATACATTGCACAACAATCGGAGCCGCAAGCCCCGCAAGCACCTGAAAATCAACGCACGTTTGCGCCAGCAAGCAACGAAGCGGTATCCAACGTTAAACATGCCGATATCGATACACTGATCGCCCAAGCTGCCGAAAAATATGATGTGGACGCGCGGCTAATTCGCGCCGTTATTCGCCACGAATCGAATTTTGACCCAAACGCGCGCAGCCATGCAGGCGCTCTTGGCCTTATGCAGCTGATGCCGAGCACCGCAAAGATGCTTGGAGTCGATAATCCATTCGATCCGGCGCAAAACATTGAAGGCGGCACAAAATATTTGCGCCAGCTATTGGATCGCTATAACGGCAATGTCTCGCTTGCCCTTGCCGCTTATAACGCCGGTCCCGGCAACGTCGACCGCTACGGAGGAATTCCGCCGTTTGCCGAAACAAAAGCATACGTGGAAAAAATACTTCGCACCTACTACTCTTAA
- a CDS encoding globin encodes MAEQWQTLYEAIGGEETVSRLVEAFYKRVAKHPDLIPIFPDDLTETARKQKQFLTQYLGGPPLYTQEHGHPMLRARHMPFEITPTRAEAWLSCMRAAMDEIGLSGPAREQFYHRLLLTAQHMVNTPDNLERKEHSLE; translated from the coding sequence ATGGCTGAACAATGGCAAACACTTTACGAGGCGATCGGTGGGGAAGAAACGGTTTCAAGGCTTGTGGAGGCTTTTTATAAACGCGTTGCCAAACATCCCGATCTAATCCCTATTTTCCCGGATGATTTAACGGAAACGGCGCGAAAGCAAAAACAATTTTTAACTCAATATTTAGGCGGACCGCCGCTTTACACGCAGGAGCATGGGCATCCAATGCTACGGGCGCGCCATATGCCGTTTGAAATTACACCAACCCGGGCTGAGGCATGGCTTTCCTGCATGCGTGCGGCAATGGATGAAATCGGTTTGTCCGGGCCGGCACGCGAACAATTTTATCATCGCCTCCTTTTAACGGCCCAACATATGGTCAATACCCCAGACAATTTGGAAAGAAAGGAGCATTCCCTTGAATGA
- the spxH gene encoding ClpXP adapter protein SpxH, with product MNDKLAGKPAPEWWHASQPRSNENKPLEIYLFIDPLCPECWGLEPIIKKLVIEYGRFFTLKHVLGGRLATLNTRKRQKPETIAKVWERTASRSGMSCDGSLWLENPISSPFAPSIAIKAAELQGKRAGIRFLRKLQELLFLEKQNVSDISVLIDCATRVGLDVDEFVRDLQSSSAAKAFQCDLKITSEMDVTEIPTLVFFNENIEDEGIKIFGCYPYEIYVELIYEMLGFHPEPSPPPPLESFLRHFKFVATKEIAVVYNMTVHEAEREMKKLQLKQKVKKVPVKHGTFWRYICDEN from the coding sequence TTGAATGACAAGTTAGCTGGGAAGCCGGCGCCGGAGTGGTGGCACGCTTCCCAGCCGCGTAGCAACGAGAATAAACCGTTGGAGATTTACTTGTTTATCGATCCTTTATGCCCAGAATGCTGGGGGCTTGAACCAATTATTAAAAAGCTGGTGATTGAATACGGACGCTTTTTTACATTGAAGCATGTCCTAGGCGGAAGATTGGCAACGCTCAATACGCGGAAGCGCCAAAAGCCGGAAACAATCGCCAAAGTGTGGGAGCGGACGGCGAGCCGTTCGGGAATGTCATGTGATGGAAGCCTATGGCTGGAAAATCCGATTTCTAGCCCGTTTGCCCCATCGATCGCTATCAAAGCGGCAGAATTGCAGGGGAAACGTGCAGGAATCCGTTTTTTACGCAAACTGCAAGAATTATTGTTTTTGGAAAAACAAAATGTATCCGACATCTCTGTGTTAATCGATTGCGCCACACGCGTCGGATTGGACGTGGATGAATTCGTTCGTGATTTACAGTCGTCAAGTGCCGCTAAAGCGTTTCAATGCGACTTAAAAATTACCTCAGAGATGGATGTTACTGAAATTCCAACCCTCGTCTTCTTTAACGAAAATATCGAGGATGAAGGCATTAAAATTTTCGGATGTTATCCTTATGAAATTTACGTCGAACTTATTTATGAAATGCTTGGCTTCCATCCAGAACCGTCCCCTCCTCCCCCACTCGAGTCATTTTTAAGACATTTCAAATTCGTCGCCACGAAAGAGATTGCCGTTGTTTATAATATGACCGTCCATGAGGCCGAAAGGGAAATGAAAAAGCTGCAGCTGAAGCAAAAAGTCAAAAAAGTACCGGTAAAACATGGGACATTTTGGCGCTATATTTGTGATGAAAACTAA
- the pepF gene encoding oligoendopeptidase F: MEAKQTKKSLPLRSEIPVEETWRLEDIFPTDEAWEQEFQEVKKMIPKLAEYQGRLGESADTLYEALQYQDEVSMRLGKLYTYAHMRYDQDTTNAFYQGLNDRATSLYSEASSAMAFIVPEILAIDEAKLRSFLEEKQELKLYEHALDEINRQRPHVLSAEEEALLAQAAEVMQSSASTFSMLNNADLTFPTIIDENGEEVEVTHGRFIRFLESTDRRVRRDAFKAVYDTYEKYKNTFASTLAGTVKKDNFFARVRRYKSAREAALSSNNIPESVYDNLIETVHEHLPLLHRYVRLRKKVLGLDELHMYDLYTPLVQDVKMEVTYEEAKEYMLKALTPLGEEYLSIVKEGLENRWVDVRENKGKRSGAYSSGAYGTHPYILLNWQDNVNNLFTLVHEFGHSVHSYYTRKTQPYPYGDYSIFVAEVASTCNEALLNDYLLKTMDDEKKRVYLLNHYLEGFRGTVFRQTMFAEFEHMIHIKAQEGEALTADSLTSLYYELNKKYFGDDIVVDQEIGLEWARIPHFYYNYYVYQYATGFSAATALSKQILEEGEPAVKRYIEFLKAGSSDYPIEVLKKAGVDMTSAEPIRQACQVFAEKLEEMEKLLS; this comes from the coding sequence ATGGAAGCGAAACAAACGAAAAAATCGCTGCCGTTACGCAGCGAAATTCCTGTTGAGGAAACTTGGCGTTTAGAAGACATTTTTCCGACGGACGAAGCGTGGGAGCAAGAATTTCAAGAAGTGAAAAAAATGATCCCGAAATTAGCGGAGTATCAAGGCCGGTTGGGAGAATCGGCGGATACGTTGTACGAAGCGCTCCAATATCAAGACGAAGTGTCGATGCGGCTTGGCAAGCTGTATACATATGCGCATATGCGCTATGACCAAGATACGACAAACGCTTTTTACCAAGGGCTCAACGATCGGGCGACAAGTTTGTACAGCGAAGCGTCGAGCGCGATGGCGTTTATCGTTCCGGAAATTTTAGCGATCGATGAGGCGAAATTGCGTTCGTTTTTAGAAGAGAAACAAGAATTGAAACTGTACGAACACGCGTTAGACGAAATTAACCGCCAGCGCCCGCACGTGTTGTCGGCAGAGGAAGAGGCGCTGCTCGCCCAAGCGGCAGAGGTAATGCAATCGTCCGCGTCTACTTTTAGCATGCTGAATAATGCGGATTTAACGTTTCCGACGATTATTGACGAAAATGGCGAAGAAGTGGAAGTGACGCACGGCCGCTTTATCCGCTTCTTAGAAAGCACGGACCGCCGTGTGCGCCGCGATGCGTTTAAAGCGGTATACGACACGTATGAAAAATATAAAAACACGTTTGCCAGCACGCTCGCCGGCACGGTGAAAAAAGATAACTTTTTCGCGCGCGTCCGCCGCTATAAATCAGCGCGGGAAGCGGCATTAAGCAGCAACAACATTCCGGAAAGTGTCTACGATAATTTGATTGAAACGGTCCATGAGCATTTGCCGCTGTTGCACCGCTATGTCCGCCTGCGCAAAAAAGTGCTTGGACTTGATGAACTCCATATGTATGATCTATACACGCCGCTTGTCCAAGACGTGAAAATGGAAGTCACGTATGAAGAAGCGAAAGAATATATGCTAAAAGCGCTTACCCCTCTTGGCGAAGAATACCTCAGCATTGTGAAAGAAGGGCTGGAAAACCGCTGGGTCGATGTGCGCGAAAATAAAGGAAAACGGAGCGGGGCTTATTCGTCAGGAGCATATGGCACCCATCCGTATATTTTGCTAAATTGGCAAGATAACGTGAACAATTTATTTACGTTAGTCCATGAATTCGGCCATTCCGTACACAGTTATTACACGCGGAAAACGCAGCCGTATCCATATGGGGACTATTCCATTTTTGTCGCCGAGGTGGCATCGACATGCAATGAGGCGCTGTTAAATGATTATTTATTAAAAACGATGGATGATGAGAAAAAGCGGGTTTATTTACTGAACCATTATTTAGAAGGATTTCGCGGCACGGTCTTTCGCCAAACGATGTTTGCCGAGTTTGAACATATGATTCATATAAAGGCGCAGGAAGGCGAGGCGCTGACCGCTGATTCATTGACTTCGCTGTATTATGAATTAAATAAAAAATATTTTGGCGATGACATTGTCGTTGATCAGGAAATTGGCTTAGAGTGGGCGCGCATTCCGCATTTTTATTACAATTATTATGTATATCAATATGCCACAGGTTTCAGTGCCGCGACGGCATTAAGCAAACAAATACTTGAAGAAGGAGAGCCGGCGGTGAAGCGCTATATTGAATTTTTGAAGGCGGGAAGCTCCGACTATCCGATTGAGGTGCTGAAAAAAGCTGGAGTAGACATGACGAGTGCGGAACCGATTCGTCAAGCATGCCAAGTGTTTGCTGAGAAACTGGAAGAAATGGAAAAGCTGTTATCCTAA
- a CDS encoding competence protein CoiA — protein MIALLIAMLQNGEIVSLAGRWTKERLISLKKSETFFCPACRQEVVLKLGNHRIPHFAHKKGTACPYEHEPESARHLTGKLDLFEWLKQQGIPAKLEPYLPSAQQRPDIFVPYRHHAYALEYQCSTISEPLFQKRNHSYRTRGIRPIWILGAHHLRHHSNTPHHVTIPRFQWMFAHHFPFVPRPLLFYYCPHTKQLTRLVHLIPLSVRRAFAIPLVFPLHSLSFSDLLFSSASSLPPSFWDEWLHHKKQWRVTFTLYPSKATRQICADFYRSGIIPSLFPTEAGWPLHHGYLLETPPFIWQTYVLIPLLRSEGRTISLHSIYRFIEEKIRMGRVAFRVLPLATGQRYTQAVYEYLQLLTRLGYIQWENRHAIRFVKPLTFPTTMDEVIKQDKQMAEQIKITPSLRDYVRELELGKNSGKNWP, from the coding sequence GTGATCGCTTTGCTGATTGCGATGTTGCAAAATGGGGAAATCGTTTCGTTAGCAGGAAGGTGGACAAAAGAAAGGCTGATTTCGTTAAAGAAAAGTGAAACGTTCTTTTGCCCCGCATGCCGGCAGGAAGTAGTATTAAAGCTCGGCAATCATCGAATTCCGCATTTTGCCCATAAAAAAGGCACCGCTTGTCCGTATGAACATGAACCAGAGTCCGCTCGCCATTTAACCGGAAAGTTGGATTTATTTGAATGGCTTAAGCAACAAGGCATACCGGCCAAATTGGAGCCATATTTGCCATCGGCCCAGCAGCGGCCAGACATTTTCGTTCCGTATCGCCACCACGCTTATGCCTTGGAATATCAATGTTCAACGATTAGTGAACCGTTGTTTCAAAAACGCAATCATTCCTATCGTACAAGAGGGATTCGTCCGATTTGGATTCTCGGCGCCCACCATTTGCGCCACCATTCCAATACGCCCCATCATGTTACAATCCCACGCTTTCAGTGGATGTTTGCCCATCATTTTCCGTTTGTTCCCCGCCCGCTTCTTTTTTACTACTGTCCGCACACCAAACAGCTTACCCGCCTTGTTCATCTTATTCCGCTATCCGTTCGCCGCGCCTTTGCCATTCCGCTCGTTTTCCCGTTACATTCGCTTTCATTCTCTGATTTGCTTTTTTCTTCTGCTAGTTCGCTGCCACCGTCATTTTGGGACGAGTGGCTGCATCATAAAAAGCAATGGCGTGTTACGTTTACTTTATACCCGAGTAAAGCAACGAGGCAAATTTGCGCCGATTTTTACCGTTCTGGCATCATCCCTTCCCTTTTTCCCACGGAAGCAGGATGGCCGCTTCACCATGGCTATTTGTTAGAAACCCCGCCGTTTATTTGGCAAACATATGTGTTGATTCCATTGCTGCGGTCGGAAGGGCGGACTATTTCGCTCCATTCTATTTACCGTTTCATCGAGGAAAAAATACGGATGGGGCGGGTTGCGTTCCGTGTGCTGCCGCTTGCCACAGGACAGCGCTATACACAGGCGGTTTATGAGTATTTGCAATTGCTCACAAGGCTAGGCTATATCCAGTGGGAAAACCGCCATGCGATTCGTTTTGTAAAACCGCTTACGTTTCCGACAACCATGGATGAAGTGATAAAGCAAGATAAGCAGATGGCCGAGCAAATAAAAATAACGCCGTCGCTTCGCGATTACGTGCGGGAACTGGAACTGGGCAAAAACAGCGGTAAGAACTGGCCGTAA
- the cls gene encoding cardiolipin synthase, with amino-acid sequence MRNALRVIIFALIVAIFLFLTKNYWEGKLLGVLSVLISCSVVFIAFVISLENRKPAQTIAWLAVLGSFPLVGFLFYLLFGRNYWQQRRFKKKAEFDEETFLKFQVQTKWNITQLPIAEHQRPLLHLAYHIGKSPVSLASKTKVLTNGQETFSTIFDELKKAKHHIHLEYYIVRHDEVGQQLKKILMEKAKQGVHIRFLYDAVGSWKLSKSYIQELRDAGVEMIPFSPVRLPFLNNKINFRNHRKIIVIDGTTGFVGGLNIGDEYLGKNKYFGFWRDTHLWIHGEAVRTLQLIFLQDWYYMTEEKLFTPEYLSPELVHYEGQGGIQLIAGGPDQKWEVIKQLYFAMITSAQRSIWIASPYFVPDEDILTALKVAALSGIDVRILAPKRPDKKIVFYASRSYFPELLEAGVKIYEYGKGFLHSKVMIVDGELASIGTANMDMRSFHLNFEVNAFLYHTDSTNKLVADFMEDLSDANEIDYEAFQRRPLSIRIAESISRLLSPLL; translated from the coding sequence TTGAGAAACGCGTTAAGGGTTATTATTTTTGCGTTAATAGTGGCAATTTTTTTATTTTTGACAAAAAATTATTGGGAAGGAAAGCTGCTTGGCGTTTTAAGTGTGTTGATTTCTTGTTCGGTCGTTTTTATCGCCTTTGTTATTTCTTTAGAAAATCGCAAACCAGCCCAGACGATTGCCTGGCTTGCTGTGTTAGGGAGCTTTCCGCTTGTTGGTTTTTTGTTTTATTTACTATTTGGAAGGAATTACTGGCAACAGCGTCGTTTTAAAAAGAAAGCGGAATTTGATGAAGAGACATTTTTAAAATTTCAAGTGCAGACAAAATGGAACATCACACAGTTGCCAATTGCGGAGCATCAGCGTCCATTGCTTCATCTTGCTTACCATATTGGAAAAAGCCCTGTTTCCCTCGCTTCAAAAACGAAGGTGCTGACGAATGGTCAAGAAACTTTTTCTACCATTTTTGACGAGCTGAAAAAAGCAAAACACCATATTCATTTGGAATATTATATTGTCCGTCACGATGAAGTAGGACAACAACTAAAAAAGATTTTAATGGAAAAGGCCAAACAAGGAGTACATATCCGGTTTCTTTATGATGCAGTTGGCAGCTGGAAATTATCGAAGTCGTACATTCAAGAGTTGCGTGATGCTGGAGTGGAAATGATTCCGTTCTCGCCTGTTCGTCTTCCATTTTTAAACAATAAAATTAATTTTCGTAACCACCGGAAAATTATCGTCATTGATGGAACAACTGGATTCGTTGGAGGATTAAATATCGGTGATGAGTATTTGGGGAAAAATAAATATTTTGGTTTTTGGCGTGACACGCATTTATGGATTCACGGAGAAGCGGTGCGGACGCTGCAGCTTATTTTTTTGCAAGACTGGTATTATATGACCGAAGAAAAGTTATTTACCCCAGAATACTTATCGCCTGAACTAGTCCATTATGAAGGCCAAGGAGGGATTCAATTAATCGCTGGGGGGCCTGACCAAAAATGGGAAGTAATTAAGCAATTATATTTCGCCATGATTACGTCGGCACAGCGGTCGATTTGGATTGCTTCTCCGTACTTTGTGCCTGATGAGGACATTTTAACGGCGTTAAAGGTTGCCGCTTTGAGCGGAATTGATGTCCGCATTTTAGCGCCAAAGCGGCCGGATAAAAAGATTGTCTTTTATGCTTCCAGGTCTTATTTTCCTGAATTATTGGAAGCTGGTGTAAAAATTTATGAATATGGAAAAGGATTTTTGCACAGCAAAGTGATGATCGTTGATGGCGAGTTAGCATCCATCGGCACGGCGAACATGGATATGCGCAGCTTTCACCTCAATTTTGAAGTCAATGCGTTCTTGTACCATACTGACAGCACGAACAAGCTTGTCGCTGATTTTATGGAAGACCTCAGCGATGCAAATGAAATCGATTATGAAGCCTTTCAGCGGCGTCCGTTATCGATTCGCATTGCGGAGTCGATATCACGGCTGTTGTCGCCTTTGCTGTAG
- the mecA gene encoding adaptor protein MecA: protein MEIERINEHTVKFYISYVDIEERGFDREEIWYNRERSEELFWEMMDEVHSEGDFLLDGPLWIQVQALEKGLEVLVTKAQLSKDGSKLELPLPEDKLRDFSVSIDGKIEAFLDHHFDIAHEDESFTDGNDHEILQFTICFKDIEDVIALAHRADFTELANRLFQFEDRYYLFVQFNEEDYTEHEIDNILSLLLEYGTDSQVTIYRLEEYGKEIIHDNALETLKTYFPLK from the coding sequence ATGGAAATAGAACGCATTAACGAACATACAGTCAAGTTTTATATTTCTTACGTTGATATAGAGGAACGCGGTTTTGACCGCGAAGAAATTTGGTATAACCGGGAGCGCAGCGAAGAACTGTTTTGGGAAATGATGGATGAGGTCCATAGTGAAGGGGATTTTTTGCTTGACGGTCCTCTTTGGATTCAAGTACAAGCGTTAGAAAAAGGGTTAGAAGTGTTGGTGACGAAAGCGCAGTTATCAAAAGATGGCAGCAAACTGGAACTTCCGCTCCCAGAAGACAAATTGCGCGATTTTTCCGTTTCGATCGATGGAAAAATCGAAGCGTTTTTAGACCATCATTTCGATATTGCGCATGAGGATGAGTCCTTCACGGACGGCAATGATCATGAAATTCTCCAGTTTACGATTTGTTTCAAAGATATTGAAGATGTTATTGCCCTTGCCCATCGCGCTGATTTCACCGAACTTGCTAACCGTTTATTCCAATTTGAGGATCGTTACTACTTGTTTGTCCAGTTTAATGAAGAAGATTATACAGAGCATGAAATTGACAATATACTAAGCTTGCTTTTAGAATATGGAACGGATTCGCAAGTAACCATTTATCGTTTAGAGGAATATGGAAAAGAAATCATTCATGACAATGCTCTAGAAACGCTGAAAACATACTTTCCGTTGAAATAG
- a CDS encoding TerC family protein has protein sequence MDDYVISILLIIGIDIILGGDNAVVIALASRKLPEQKRNIAIILGTALAIFVRILLTVTVVMLLKIPFLQLIGGCILLWISFKLLVQKEESHASIKSETSLWKAIQTIVTADVVMGLDNVIAIAGAAQGHTVLVVFGFLFSVPIIILGSKLILYAMERYSFLIYIGGALLAYTAGKMITAEQQIRHLYDNDFAWETVFPFATAGLTVLLGFMVNRRKFHRWT, from the coding sequence ATGGACGATTATGTGATTTCGATTCTGCTCATCATTGGCATCGATATTATTCTCGGTGGGGACAACGCGGTTGTCATCGCATTGGCAAGCCGAAAGCTGCCGGAACAAAAGCGAAATATCGCGATTATCCTCGGCACCGCGTTAGCCATTTTCGTTCGCATTCTTTTAACGGTCACAGTGGTGATGCTATTAAAAATTCCTTTTTTGCAGCTAATCGGCGGTTGTATTTTACTTTGGATTTCTTTCAAGCTGCTCGTGCAAAAAGAAGAATCACACGCATCGATCAAATCAGAAACATCGCTTTGGAAGGCAATACAAACGATTGTGACAGCCGATGTTGTCATGGGGTTGGACAATGTGATCGCGATCGCTGGAGCTGCTCAAGGCCATACTGTCCTCGTGGTCTTTGGCTTCTTGTTTTCTGTTCCTATTATCATTTTAGGCAGCAAACTCATTCTTTATGCGATGGAACGTTACTCCTTCCTTATTTACATTGGCGGAGCGTTATTAGCCTATACTGCCGGGAAAATGATCACTGCCGAACAGCAAATCCGCCATTTATATGACAATGATTTCGCATGGGAAACCGTATTCCCATTTGCTACGGCTGGACTGACGGTACTGCTTGGCTTCATGGTTAATCGGCGCAAGTTTCATCGTTGGACCTAA
- the spxA gene encoding transcriptional regulator SpxA, which translates to MVKLYVSPSCTSCRKAKAWLEKHNIPYVERNIFSEPLTIEEIKEILRMTETGTDEIISTRSKVFQKLNINLETLPLQDLYELIQKNPGILRRPIIIDEKRLQVGYNEDEIRRFLPRKVRAYQLRQAQRLVNE; encoded by the coding sequence ATGGTGAAATTGTATGTTTCGCCAAGTTGCACGTCATGCCGAAAAGCGAAAGCATGGCTAGAAAAGCATAATATTCCTTATGTTGAACGCAATATTTTCTCCGAACCGTTAACGATTGAGGAGATTAAGGAAATTTTGCGTATGACAGAAACGGGAACCGACGAGATTATTTCCACAAGATCCAAAGTGTTTCAAAAGTTGAATATAAATCTTGAAACATTGCCGCTTCAAGATTTATATGAGCTGATTCAAAAAAATCCGGGAATTTTGCGGAGACCGATTATTATTGATGAAAAACGGCTTCAAGTCGGCTACAACGAGGACGAAATTCGCCGTTTCTTGCCGCGCAAAGTGCGTGCATATCAGCTTCGCCAAGCACAACGCCTCGTTAACGAATAA